A DNA window from Vigna angularis cultivar LongXiaoDou No.4 chromosome 1, ASM1680809v1, whole genome shotgun sequence contains the following coding sequences:
- the LOC108341436 gene encoding tetraspanin-11, producing MFRISNTVVGALNILSLLLGVAAVASSAYIHIRGGSDCQKVLQVPLLVGGIFVVLVSTLGIVGSLYRVNTALYAYLFVTFALIVGLAFFTVFTLFVTNRKVGQQVSGKGYGEYRVADFSHWLQRYVVNNKNWDEVKSCLMDAHVCQNLAINGGRNNDFLIFKHLTTTQAGCCKPPAYCGFIMKNGTFWEVPKEGPAVNNSDCSTWNNREDKLCYDCNSCKGGVLANIRNQWRRLTVFNACVLLVVTAIYALGCYAIKNNRFDSQCNHPKTPFP from the exons ATGTTCCGCATAAGCAACACCGTTGTCGGCGCGCTCAACATTCTCTCCTTGCTCCTGGGCGTGGCCGCCGTGGCCTCCTCCGCTTACATCCACATCCGCGGCGGCTCCGACTGCCAGAAGGTCCTGCAGGTGCCGCTTCTAGTCGGCGGCATCTTCGTGGTGCTGGTCTCCACCTTGGGAATCGTGGGGTCGCTGTACCGTGTCAACACTGCGCTCTACGCCTACCTCTTCGTCACGTTCGCGCTCATCGTGGGCCTCGCCTTCTTCACCGTCTTCACGCTGTTCGTGACGAACAGGAAGGTGGGGCAGCAGGTTTCCGGCAAGGGCTACGGCGAGTACAGGGTGGCCGATTTCTCGCACTGGCTGCAGCGCTACGTCGTCAACAACAAGAACTGGGACGAGGTGAAGAGTTGCTTGATGGACGCGCACGTGTGCCAGAACCTCGCCATCAACGGTGGCCGCAACAACGACTTCCTCATTTTCAAACACCTAACAACAACGCAG gCTGGTTGTTGTAAACCACCAGCGTATTGTGGGTTCATAATGAAGAATGGTACGTTCTGGGAAGTGCCAAAAGAGGGTCCAGCAGTGAATAATTCTGACTGCAGCACTTGGAACAACAGAGAAGACAAACTGTGCTACGATTGCAATTCATGCAAGGGAGGAGTTTTGGCTAACATAAGGAACCAATGGAGACGTCTCACTGTATTCAACGCATGCGTGCTTTTGGTAGTCACTGCCATATATGCCTTGGGCTGCTACGCCATCAAGAACAACAGATTCGATTCACAGTGCAACCACCCCAAAACACCATTTCCTTGA
- the LOC108338518 gene encoding protein MIS12 homolog, which produces MGNLAGMEGSESKAVFDALNLNPQLFCNEVLNNVDDVLDEAFNFFYQDASTKLNIEGTQKSQDLKRGVDCIRQRVQSVLDKQLGAWENYIIRHCFSLPRGFRLPNTDESTESGHDPGAPFDPDIDAQLDSLREKLTEVAKDSEMLNQEIQLLERKSTVNAGYINEAVQLYEKNSMNELFQEIVTTASELGMKLGKLNSSMIEETDQMKTKRIYSTEMDLSAVHSAKGLSNKNLDDIEEFVGIMKSM; this is translated from the exons ATGGGGAATTTGGCGGGAATGGAAGGGAGTGAGAGTAAAGCGGTGTTTGATGCTCTCAATCTGAACCCACAACTCTTCTGTAACGAAGTTCTTAACAACGTCGACGATGTTCTCGATGAAGCTTTCAATTTTTTCTATCA GGACGCATCCACGAAGTTGAACATCGAAGGCACCCAAAAGTCCCAAGATCTGAAAAgg GGTGTTGATTGCATTCGTCAGAGGGTTCAATCTGTTTTAGACAAACAGCTTGGTGCTTGGGAGAATTACATCATCCGTCACTGTTTTTCTCTCCCCCGAGGTTTTCGTTTGCCAAACACG GATGAATCAACTGAGAGTGGCCATGATCCAGGTGCTCCTTTTGATCCAGATATAGATGCTCAGTTAGATTCTTTGAGAGAGAAATTAACTGAG GTGGCGAAGGATTCTGAAATGCTTAATCAAGAAATTCAACTATTAGAAAGAAAGTCTACTGTCAATGCTGGATATATCAATGAAGCAGTACAATTATATGAGAAAAACTCTATGAATGAGTTGTTTCAGG AGATTGTGACCACTGCCTCAGAACTTGGAATGAAGTTGGGAAAGCTAAACTCCAGCATGATTGAAGAGACTGaccaaatgaaaacaaaaaggatCTATAGCACAGAAATGGATCTATCTGCTGTACATTCTGCTAAAG GACTCTCAAATAAGAACTTAGACGACATTGAAGAATTTGTAGGTATCATGAAGAGTATGTGA
- the LOC108324328 gene encoding protein CHAPERONE-LIKE PROTEIN OF POR1, chloroplastic, with amino-acid sequence MVVLSLSAPNLSTAFLAKKLYLREHAKKLTAFRTKCTVDTPYGGNVQKFPRINVWDPYRRLGISPDASEEEIWGSRNFLLQQYAGHERSEESIEAAFEKLLMASFIQRRKTKINLKSKLKKKVEESPPWVKNLLNFVELPPPEIILRRLFLFAFMGGWSIMNSAETGPAFQVAISLAACIYFLNEKTKSLGRAFIIGFGALVAGWVSGSVLVPNIPAVLLRPTWTLELLTSLVVYTFLFVACTFLK; translated from the exons ATGGTTGTGCTTTCGCTCTCAGCTCCCAACCTCTCTACCGCTTTTCTCGCTAAGAAATT GTATCTCCGAGAACACGCGAAGAAGCTTACGGCCTTTCGCACTAAATGCACGGTGGACACGCCCTACGGAG GTAATGTCCAGAAATTCCCTCGAATCAATGTTTGGGATCCTTACCGTCGTCTTGGTATTAGCCCTGATGCTTCTGAAGAAGAAATTTGGGGATCAAGAAATTTTTTGTTGCAACAATATGCTGGGCATGAGAGGAGTGAAGAATCAATTGAAGCggcttttgaaaaattattgatGGCAAGTTTCATACAGAGgaggaaaacaaaaattaatttgaaaagcaagttaaaaaagaaagtaGAAGAGTCTCCACCATGGGTGAAGAACTTGCTAAACTTTGTTGAACTTCCACCGCCTGAAATCATCCTCAGAAGATTGTTTCTCTTTGCCTTCATGGGTGGCTGGAGTATTATGAATTCCGCCGAAACTGGACCTGCTTTTCAG GTGGCGATCTCTTTGGCTGCTTGCATATATTTTCTTAACGAAAAGACAAAGAGCTTGGGGAGAGCATTCATTATTGG ATTTGGAGCTCTGGTGGCTGGATGGGTATCTGGTTCAGTGCTGGTACCCAATATTCCAGCTGTGTTGCTGCGCCCAACTTGGACACTTGAACTCCTAACGTCATTGGTAGTTTATACATTCTTGTTCGTTGCTTGTACTTTTCTCAAGTGA